Proteins from a genomic interval of Treponema brennaborense DSM 12168:
- a CDS encoding 3'-5' exonuclease has product MQQSNIISDCGKLSRLFADGTVFTAFDTETTGLKPEYERLIEIGAIRFDKNGIIARYDILINPGKPIPPGASAINNITDDMVRNCPLIESVLPDFLTFVRDSVLVAHNAGFDLSFVNKELERSGFNPLKNNAADTVHLARSRFPQLPNHKLQSLAAYFGIDVRNAHRAEDDARVCMEVFLRCLNAG; this is encoded by the coding sequence ATGCAGCAAAGTAATATCATTTCTGACTGCGGAAAATTGTCCCGGCTGTTTGCAGACGGGACGGTTTTTACCGCGTTCGACACGGAAACCACCGGTTTGAAGCCGGAATACGAACGGCTTATAGAAATAGGCGCCATCCGTTTTGACAAAAACGGCATCATCGCCCGGTACGACATTCTGATAAATCCGGGAAAACCGATACCGCCGGGAGCGAGCGCAATCAACAACATTACGGACGATATGGTCAGAAACTGTCCGCTCATAGAATCGGTTCTGCCCGATTTTCTGACGTTCGTGAGAGATTCCGTTCTGGTCGCACACAACGCGGGATTCGATTTGAGTTTCGTAAACAAGGAACTTGAACGCAGCGGCTTCAATCCGCTCAAAAACAACGCCGCGGACACGGTGCACCTTGCCCGCAGCAGATTTCCGCAGCTGCCGAATCATAAACTGCAATCGCTCGCGGCGTATTTCGGTATCGACGTACGGAACGCGCACCGTGCCGAAGACGATGCGCGCGTCTGTATGGAAGTGTTTCTGCGCTGTCTCAACGCCGGCTGA
- a CDS encoding sigma-70 family RNA polymerase sigma factor has product MGRTVVDPDPLSLYLKQISRYKLLSVQEEQATAAAIQEHKSRIRQLKSGLLEPAENSPAYEEIDRLERDLLVLKNKMIQANLRLVVSIAKRYQHRGLGLLDLIDEGNIGLIEAVDRFEPARNCRFSTYGIWWIRQAIIKSLADKGRVIRVPVHMLNTINKCFFMAKLLTQEYGREPTTAELARFLCVTNEKVEDYIRLSQEMSSLETNVDDDNSTRLGDLLTDENGEAPIERVFAAALTDTVNLVLNQLSEREMSIIRLRYGLDGKAPRTLTETGNVLGITRERVRQIQEKTLKKLREREELIAFNDYR; this is encoded by the coding sequence ATGGGCCGGACCGTTGTCGATCCGGATCCGCTTTCTTTATATTTGAAACAGATTTCACGGTATAAATTACTTTCCGTACAGGAAGAGCAGGCGACTGCCGCTGCGATTCAGGAGCATAAATCGCGTATACGCCAGCTGAAATCGGGTTTGCTTGAACCGGCCGAAAATTCTCCGGCGTATGAAGAAATCGACCGGCTGGAACGGGATTTGCTCGTTCTGAAAAATAAGATGATTCAGGCAAATTTACGTTTGGTGGTTTCCATTGCAAAACGATATCAGCATCGGGGGCTTGGCCTGCTCGATCTGATAGACGAAGGCAACATCGGGCTGATTGAAGCCGTCGACCGTTTTGAACCGGCGCGTAATTGCCGTTTTTCCACCTACGGTATTTGGTGGATCCGGCAGGCTATTATCAAAAGTCTTGCCGATAAGGGACGCGTTATCAGGGTTCCCGTCCATATGCTGAACACGATCAACAAATGTTTTTTTATGGCGAAACTGCTGACGCAGGAATACGGCCGCGAACCGACGACTGCCGAACTGGCGCGGTTTCTGTGCGTTACGAACGAAAAGGTTGAAGATTACATACGGCTTTCGCAGGAGATGTCGAGTCTCGAAACGAACGTCGACGACGATAACTCCACGCGCTTGGGAGATTTGCTGACCGACGAAAACGGGGAAGCTCCGATTGAACGCGTTTTTGCCGCGGCGCTCACCGATACGGTGAACTTGGTTTTGAATCAGCTGTCCGAACGGGAAATGTCCATAATCAGACTTCGCTACGGTCTCGACGGAAAAGCGCCGCGGACGCTGACCGAAACGGGCAACGTTCTCGGTATTACCAGAGAGCGCGTCCGCCAAATTCAGGAAAAAACGCTGAAAAAACTGCGCGAGCGGGAAGAACTGATAGCCTTTAACGATTACCGGTAA
- a CDS encoding M23 family metallopeptidase → MNKLLRCIVIFICLFSARTFGATSHTVAKGETLYSISRTYRVSVAELCAANNIKQTELLKAGQKLIIPDEAGATAPSRSAAANPIGAEPAAEPYTVQKGDTFYGIARKNGISVDDLLELNGLSASDTLKVGQIVKIPVPAESLPPSLPVPALELSDPRSYSGKKGDSSLVWPVSNPEVAYVTGKISGVQLSAASNEKVTAVRSGSVMFSGMYRGFGKVVFVQSQTGHVYVYTGLSSLSVRKSDYVTFGDELGTVGVDALSGKPQLTFMVFQNGQPIDPAKAPRG, encoded by the coding sequence ATGAATAAATTGCTGCGTTGTATCGTAATTTTTATTTGTCTTTTTTCCGCCCGCACGTTCGGCGCAACCTCCCATACCGTTGCGAAAGGCGAAACGCTGTATTCCATAAGCAGAACGTATCGCGTCAGCGTTGCCGAATTGTGTGCAGCCAATAACATAAAACAGACCGAATTGCTGAAAGCGGGTCAGAAACTGATCATTCCGGATGAAGCCGGCGCAACCGCGCCGTCCCGTTCCGCCGCTGCAAACCCGATCGGTGCCGAGCCGGCTGCAGAGCCGTACACGGTGCAGAAAGGAGACACGTTTTACGGCATCGCGCGTAAAAACGGTATTTCCGTGGACGATTTGCTGGAATTGAACGGTCTGAGCGCATCCGATACGCTCAAAGTCGGTCAGATAGTGAAAATTCCGGTGCCGGCGGAATCGCTGCCGCCGTCTCTTCCGGTACCGGCGCTCGAATTGTCCGATCCCCGTTCGTATTCGGGGAAAAAGGGCGACTCTTCGCTCGTCTGGCCGGTCAGCAATCCCGAGGTCGCGTACGTTACGGGGAAAATTTCGGGCGTACAGCTTTCCGCCGCAAGCAATGAAAAAGTTACCGCAGTCCGTTCCGGTTCAGTCATGTTCAGCGGCATGTACCGCGGATTCGGCAAAGTCGTGTTCGTCCAGTCTCAGACGGGCCATGTGTACGTGTATACCGGCCTGAGTTCGCTTTCCGTGCGCAAGAGCGATTACGTAACGTTCGGCGACGAATTGGGCACGGTCGGCGTAGACGCACTGAGCGGCAAGCCGCAGCTCACGTTCATGGTGTTTCAGAACGGGCAGCCGATAGATCCTGCAAAAGCTCCCCGTGGATAA
- a CDS encoding HD domain-containing protein yields MLTKKLALKIFEGFSIERWNDLVRPLELIEMDKAAEKMVLAYIIGKFEEMRGNCVDWDWMIHAALFDLLRKIALCDIKSPVQRMIRREYPEEYRKLNEWVVEQYRCILTDPQLFGRFEEYVTGTEPAAGTVQGRTMRVFRAAHKFSTMREFEMLSVVNEEFRLAHIAKELNRDIEEYLDLRGLQLLITKQRPYDFLMMIEQLRFQTRWNQTPRVPKTSVLGHSFFVAVVTLLLERNSGAEFCAARRYNNFFSALFHDLPEAVTRDIISPVKQATDGLPSIVKRIEEEIVAKELEPLMDPFFKDELLYFTSDEFANRICVPRADTLFAADLPPAITGMPVGSTQFVSFEDLNTLYNSPEFLPVDGKLVRVADHIAAFLEADSSIAHGTTSSHLRDGRSNLLKLYQVGNPVSGVDVAAFFAEFL; encoded by the coding sequence TTGCTCACCAAAAAACTCGCACTCAAAATATTTGAAGGATTTTCAATAGAGCGATGGAACGATCTGGTTCGCCCGCTCGAATTGATAGAAATGGACAAAGCTGCGGAAAAAATGGTTTTGGCCTATATCATCGGCAAATTTGAAGAAATGCGCGGCAATTGCGTCGATTGGGACTGGATGATACACGCGGCGCTGTTCGATTTGCTGCGAAAAATTGCGTTGTGTGACATAAAGTCGCCGGTGCAGCGGATGATCCGCCGCGAATATCCGGAGGAATACCGGAAATTGAACGAATGGGTCGTAGAGCAGTATCGGTGTATTCTGACGGATCCGCAGCTGTTCGGCCGGTTTGAAGAATACGTGACGGGTACGGAACCTGCTGCCGGAACCGTGCAAGGGCGCACGATGCGTGTGTTTCGCGCCGCACACAAGTTTTCGACCATGCGCGAATTTGAAATGCTTTCCGTGGTAAACGAAGAATTCCGGCTGGCGCATATTGCGAAGGAGCTGAATCGGGATATCGAAGAATATCTCGATTTGCGCGGGCTGCAGCTGCTGATTACCAAGCAGCGGCCGTACGATTTTCTGATGATGATAGAGCAGCTTCGGTTTCAAACCCGTTGGAATCAAACGCCGCGTGTGCCCAAAACAAGTGTGCTCGGCCATTCGTTTTTCGTTGCGGTCGTTACGCTGCTGCTCGAACGGAACTCCGGCGCGGAATTTTGCGCCGCCCGCCGCTACAATAACTTCTTTTCCGCACTGTTTCACGATTTGCCCGAAGCCGTTACGCGCGACATCATTTCTCCGGTAAAACAGGCGACCGACGGACTGCCGTCCATCGTGAAACGGATTGAAGAGGAAATCGTCGCAAAAGAACTCGAGCCGCTTATGGATCCGTTTTTTAAAGACGAATTGCTGTATTTTACGAGCGACGAGTTTGCAAACCGTATTTGCGTTCCGCGCGCGGACACGCTGTTCGCCGCCGATTTGCCGCCGGCCATAACGGGTATGCCGGTCGGCAGTACGCAGTTCGTCTCTTTTGAAGATTTGAACACGCTGTATAATTCGCCGGAGTTTTTGCCGGTTGACGGCAAACTCGTCCGCGTCGCCGATCATATTGCGGCTTTTCTTGAAGCCGACAGTTCGATCGCGCACGGAACCACGTCGAGCCATCTGCGCGACGGCCGCAGCAATCTTTTGAAACTGTATCAAGTCGGAAATCCGGTCAGCGGCGTCGATGTTGCCGCTTTTTTTGCCGAATTCTTATAA